From a region of the Impatiens glandulifera chromosome 4, dImpGla2.1, whole genome shotgun sequence genome:
- the LOC124934781 gene encoding uncharacterized mitochondrial protein AtMg00810-like: MVLSIALSKSWSIHQLDVKNFFLHGNLNETIYMYQPLGFKDPARPDHVCLLRKSLYGLKQAPRAWYQRFADFVASIGFNHSKLDTSLFIYRHDHDTAYILLYVDDIVFTASSESLRKCVISQLSTEFVMKDLGPLSYFLGIVVTRHKNCLFLSQTKYAHDIIKKAGMTDCNPASTHVDSKGKMSTQSGISYGDPTSYRSLCGALQYLTFTRPDISYAVQQVCLFMHAPQVAHTNALKRIIRYIQGTADYGLKLYKSSITSLISYTDADWGGCPDTRRSTSCYCVFLGDNLISWSSKRQPTLSKSSVEAEYRGVANVVSESCWVRNLLLELRCSVTQATLVYCDNVSAIYLSSNPVQHQRTKHIEMDIHFVREKVQRGEVRVLHVPSRYQIADIFTKGLPKILFDDFRASLSVCKAPVSTAEV; encoded by the coding sequence ATGGTTCTTAGCATTGCTTTATCCAAGTCTTGGTCTATTCATCAATTGGATGTGAAGAATTTCTTCTTACATGGCAACTTGAATGAAACAATATACATGTATCAACCTTTGGGGTTTAAAGATCCGGCTCGTCCTGATCATGTATGTCTTTTGAGAAAGTCTCtctatggtttgaaacaggcacCCCGCGCTTGGTATCAACGTTTTGCTGATTTTGTTGCATCAATTGGCTTTAATCACAGCAAATTGGATActtctttattcatttatcgCCATGATCATGACACTGCTTACATTcttctttatgttgatgatattgtGTTCACTGCTTCTTCAGAGTCCCTTCGGAAATGTGTCATTTCTCAACTTAGCACTGAATTTGTAATGAAAGATTTAGGTCCTTTGAGTTATTTCTTAGGCATTGTTGTTACCCGACACAAGAATTGTTTGTTCTTGTCTCAAACGAAATATGCTCATGACATTATTAAGAAAGCAGGTATGACAGATTGTAATCCAGCTTCCACTCATGTTGATTCTAAAGGAAAGATGAGCACTCAATCCGGCATTTCTTATGGAGATCCTACCTCTTATCGTTCTTTATGTGGGGCGTTACAGTACTTGACATTCACTCGTCCGGACATTTCTTATGCTGTACAACAAGTTTGCTTGTTTATGCATGCTCCTCAAGTTGCTCACACGAATGCCTTAAAACGAATCATCCGTTATATTCAAGGCACTGCTGATTATGGTTTGAAGTTATACAAATCATCTATTACTTCCCTTATTTCTTATACGGATGCTGATTGGGGCGGGTGTCCTGATACTCGTCGATCTACATCATGTTATTGTGTCTTTCTTGGAGATAATTTGATTTCTTGGTCTTCTAAAAGGCAACCTACTTTGTCAAAGTCTAGTGTTGAAGCAGAGTATAGAGGGGTTGCAAATGTCGTCTCAGAATCATGTTGGGTCCGAAACTTATTATTAGAACTCAGATGTTCGGTTACACAGGCAACCTTAGTTTATTGCGATAATGTTAGTGCTATTTACCTCTCTAGTAATCCGGTACAACATCAGCGCACTAAACATATTGAAATGGACATTCACTTCGTTCGTGAGAAAGTCCAACGGGGTGAAGTTCGTGTCTTGCATGTGCCATCCCGATACCAGATTGCAGATATTTTTACTAAAGGTCTGCCTaagattttatttgatgattttcGGGCCAGTCTCAGCGTTTGCAAAGCTCCCGTTTCGACTGCGGAGGTGTGA
- the LOC124934780 gene encoding anthocyanidin 3-O-glucosyltransferase 2-like has translation MEKIELVFIPSFGIGHVISMVEMGNLLLSRYPNLSITFLIINKKGIPSIITSLSSDDLYHSTRIRFLQVTRDEDDSLVDTRAMFNLLDLYKPIIKETVQQEIISRSGSGRLVGFILDMFCAGMVDVAKDFNVPGYVFFVCGATFIGLMCHLQTLQDEYGQNLVDLDGSDVELDVPVFKNRYPAKVIPPGATDKEGGSQNFLRLAKLLREVDGIAVNTFAELESYAIKVLSEDDKIPPVYPVGPILKIKKENDEKSADIISWLDGQPLSSVIFLCFGSMGSFPDEQVKEIAYALEKAGKRFLWSLRRPLGTDKTTSWITTDYENPGQVLPEGFLERTAEIGRVIGWAPQVEVLSHEAVGGFVSHCGWNSVLESVWCGVPTATWPIQAEQNMNAFFMVKEVGLSVDVKMDYSQSHWKTSEEDSATVPATVIERALRQLMDENGEECLEMRKRMKEMSHKSKKAVAVGGSSYVSIDRFMDDIINHNK, from the exons ATGGAGAAGATTGAGTTGGTTTTCATCCCCTCCTTTGGAATAGGCCATGTGATTTCCATGGTTGAGATGGgaaatcttcttctttctcGATACCCAAATCTCTCAATCACTTTCCTCATCATCAATAAGAAGGGTATCCCCTCTATAATCACCTCACTGTCCTCCGACGATCTCTACCACTCCACCCGTATTCGCTTTCTCCAAGTCACTCGAGACGAAGACGATTCGCTGGTGGATACTCGTGCCATGTTCAATTTATTAGATCTCTACAAACCTATTATCAAGGAAACCGTCCAACAAGAAATTATATCCCGTTCTGGTTCGGGCCGGCTCGTGGGGTTCATCCTGGACATGTTCTGCGCTGGAATGGTAGATGTGGCTAAGGACTTTAATGTTCCTGGCTATGTCTTTTTCGTGTGCGGTGCCACTTTCATCGGGCTCATGTGCCATTTGCAGACCCTTCAAGATGAGTATGGCCAGAATTTGGTCGATTTGGATGGCTCCGACGTTGAACTAGATGTGCCGGTTTTCAAGAACCGTTATCCGGCCAAGGTCATACCGCCGGGGGCAACAGATAAGGAAGGCGGCTCACAGAATTTTCTCCGACTCGCTAAGTTGTTGAGAGAG GTGGACGGGATTGCGGTTAATACGTTCGCGGAACTAGAATCATACGCAATCAAAGTCTTATCAGAGGACGATAAGATTCCACCGGTTTATCCGGTCGGCCCGATTCTGaagataaagaaagaaaacGATGAAAAGTCAGCCGACATTATAAGCTGGTTGGACGGTCAACCTTTGTCGTCTGTTATTTTTCTTTGCTTTGGAAGCATGGGATCCTTTCCCGACGAGCAAGTGAAAGAGATCGCCTACGCGCTTGAGAAAGCCGGAAAACGGTTTCTCTGGTCGCTTAGGCGGCCGTTGGGAACAGACAAGACAACGTCGTGGATCACGACCGACTACGAAAACCCGGGTCAGGTATTGCCGGAAGGTTTCCTAGAACGAACGGCCGAGATTGGAAGAGTGATCGGGTGGGCACCGCAGGTGGAGGTGTTGTCGCACGAAGCGGTGGGGGGTTTCGTGTCGCACTGCGGTTGGAACTCGGTGCTAGAAAGCGTGTGGTGTGGAGTTCCGACTGCTACGTGGCCGATTCAGGCGGAGCAGAATATGAATGCTTTCTTTATGGTGAAGGAGGTGGGATTGTCTGTTGATGTTAAGATGGATTATAGTCAAAGCCATTGGAAAACATCTGAAGAAGACTCGGCGACGGTGCCGGCGACAGTGATTGAAAGGGCGTTAAGGCAACTGATGGATGAGAATGGTGAGGAGTGTTTGGAGATGAGGAAGAGGATGAAGGAGATGAGTCACAAAAGTAAGAAGGCCGTGGCGGTGGGAGGTTCGTCTTATGTGTCCATTGACCGGTTCATGGATGacattattaatcataataaataa